The DNA window CGCACGCGGATGGAACACGAGCTGTTGGGGGCGCTTCGCGACCTCGCCAAGACCGCGCTTCCCCTGGGACGTTTGCTCACGGAGCTCAACGTGCTGCTCCGCGAGCCCATGGGCTACGACGCAAGCTGCTGGCACGGCACGGCCCCCGCCACGGGGTTCGTGACCTCGACGGTGGCGGAGAACCTGGACCCGCGCGGCTTCGAGCGCGCGGCGGACCTCGAGATGTGGACCCCCGAGCCCCTGACCTTCACCCGGCTGCGTGTGTCCGGACGCAAGGCGGCGACGCTCGTCCAGGCCGCGGGAGGCCGCCCCGAGGACAGCACCCGCTTCCGCGAGCTGCTGGAGCCCGTGGGCTTTGGCGATGAGCTCCGCATCAACTTCGACCTCCCCTCCGGATGCTGGGGCTCGGCGGTGTTCATGCGCTCATCGGACCGAGGCCCCTTCACCTCGCGCGAAGTGGGCCTGGCCGAGCGGCTCGCCCCCCACATCAGCCAGCTCCCTCCTGTGTCGCGCCTACCCGAGCGACCTGTCCGGAGGCGAAGCGCCGCTCCTTCCGGGCGTCGCCGTGCTGGTGCGCACCCACCGGGGCAGGTGGCTGACGCTGCATGCCACGCTGCTGGAGGGCTCTCCCTCGGGGCAGGTCGCCATCGTCGCCGCGCCCGCCACGCCGTCGGAGCTTCTCCCCGTGGCCTTGATGAGCATGGGGCTCAGCATTCGCGAGCAGGACGTCGCGGTGCTCGTCCTCCGGGGACATGACACCGCCACCATCTCCCGCGCGCTGAAGCGGCGACGCAGGGCCGCACGCCCGCTCAGGACGCGCGCCGCAAGGGCATCGTCAGACAGCGCACGCTCCCGTTACCGCCTTCGAGCGCTTCGATATCCACGCCCACCACCTCCATCCTCAACCCTCGCACCAGCGCACGCAGGTGCGGCGCCGCCCCTTCCGAGGCGAGGAGCAGCCGAGGCTCCAGGTGGATGAAGTTGGACAGGAAGGGGTGCGTGTTCCCCGGCTCGAACGTCAGGACCCGCCGCCCTCGCTGCACGAAGTAGTCCTCGAAGGACTCCCACCTCGCGGGCCGCTCCCGCACGCAGACCTGGAGTGGACAGTGTCGAAGGAAGGCCCGCGCCAACACCGCCTCCTCGCCCAGCACATTGAAGGCGAGGTCCAGGTGGATGATGCCCAGGTCCCCGGGGATGCGGACGACCGCCACCTCTTCGAAGCCCGCCTCCCAGGCCAGCTCCACGAAGTCGCGCGCGCACCGCGCATCACTGCGCAAGCCCACGTTGACCAGCAGCCGCCGCTGCCCGAGCAGGAACACGTCCCCGAACTCCACGCGGGCCACCGACGCCCACGCCACATCCCCGTCGGGGCGCCCCATCAACCGCGACAGCGCGCCATGCGTGACGTCGAACTCGGCCACCCGTGTGGGGAATCCCGCGGCCCCGCGCACCAACCGCGCACCCAGCGCCACGGCCGTGTCACGAACAAAAACCCTGTTCACCGTGGTGTTGCTGACGACCCGGTCCGCGGGTGACAAGAAATCCACCAGGTCAATGGCACGACAGCCAAAGGAACCAAGGACCTCCCGCAGCCGGTTTGAAGCGTCCTGCGCTTCAATTCTTGTCACGATTCGAGAAAAACCGACGGCAACGGCCTCTTCCGCCGATGCGACGTCCAACGCTGCGGGCTGGAACACCACCACGCTGTCCAGCCGGCCGTCCTCCGACCAGCACTCGACTTGGTCAAACGCCATCGAATCGCACCTGCCACGCGGTCGCTACCTGGACCTCTATTTACTGACTGTTGTATTAAATCATCGTTGTAACTCTAATCAACCTAATCCAGTTTTGAGCCCCACCCTGCCCTCCGCCCAATCTCCTGCTTCGCGCGCTCCTCGGACCCTCGAACAACTCGTGGCGTGGCTTGTCGCCGCGGTGGCCGAGGCCGCGGGTCTACCCCCCGAGGAGGTGCTGCTCGACGAGCCTTTCGTCACCTATGGACTGACGTCCAAGGAAGCCGTGTTCCTTACGGGGGACCTCGCGGATTGGCTGGAGCAGGACGTCTCCCCAACCGCGCTGTGGGAGCACCCGACCATCGCCGCGTTGAGTCGGCATCTGGCGGGGCTGTACGCACCCAAGGCGTCCGTGCCCGCGCCGGAGGCCGTGACGAAGGAGGTCGACGACGAGGACGCCATCGCCGTCACCGCGATGGCGTGCCGCTTTCCGGGTGCCGCGTCGCCCGAGGCGTACTGGGCACTGCTCCAGCGTGGCGGTGACGCCATCACCGAGGTGCCCGCCAGCCGGTGGGACGTGCGGCGCTTTCACGGCGCGGGGCCTGGCGCCCCTGGGACGATGAACACGCGCTGGGGCGGCTTCGTCGAGGGGATTGACACGTTCGACCCGCTGTTCTTCGGCATCGCGCCCCGCGAGGCGCACCGGATGGACCCGCAGCAGCGGCTGCTGCTGGAGGTCGCATGGGAGGCACTCGAGCGCGGTGGCCACGCGCCCCGCTCGCTCCAGGGCAGCCGCACCGGCGTGTTCGTGGGCATCAGCACGCAGGACTATTCGCGGCACCAGTTCAGCGACCCGTCGCTGCTGGATGCCTATGCGGGCACGGGCAATGCGCACAGCATCGCGGCCAACCGCCTCTCGTACCTGCTGGGGTTGCGAGGGCCGAGCATGGCGGTGGACACCGCGTGCTCGTCGTCGCTCGTCGCCATCCATCTGGCCCGGCAGAGCCTCCGCGCGCATGAGTGCGACCTGGCGCTGGCCGGTGGGGTGAATGCCATCCTGAGTCCGGAGCTCACCATCGCCTTCTCGCAAGCGGGGATGATGGCGAGCGACGGTCGCTGCAAGACGTTCGATGCCTCCGCCGATGGCTATGTCCGCTCCGAGGGCTGCGGCGTCATCGTGCTCAAGCGATTGAAGGATGCGCTCGCCTCGGGAGACCCCATCCTCGCCGTCCTTCGAGGCTCGGCGGTCAATCATGATGGCCAGAGCAACGGCCTCACCGCTCCCAGCGGCGTCGCGCAACAAGACGTCATCCGGCAGGCGCTGCATCAGGCGCGACTGGCTCCCGCGAGCATCGGCTACGTGGAGGCGCATGGAACGGGGACGAAGCTGGGCGACCCCATCGAGGTCGATGCGCTCCAGGCGGTGCTCTCCCAGGAGCGCGACGCTTCGAGGACCTGCTTCGTCGGTTCCGCGAAGAGCAACATCGGCCACCTGGAGGCCGCCGCGGGAATCGCCGGCCTCGTGAAGGCAGTCCTGACGTTGCAGCACGGGGAGATTCCGCCGCAGGTCCACTTCCGGCAGCTAAATCCCCACATCACGCTGCGGCACCCGGCCTTCCAGATTCCAGCGCGGAAGGAACCCTGGCCGCAGGCCCCCGGAGACCGATACGCCGGCGTCAGCGCCTTCGGCTTCGGAGGGACCAACGCCCACGTCATCGTCGGTGAGGCGCCTTCGCGCGCGAAGGTGTCCGCGAGTCCTCCCGCGCGCACGCACCATCTGCTGGTGCTGTCCGCCCAGACGCTGCCCGCCTTGCACGCGCTGGTCCGGCAGTACCTGGAGCTGCTCGCGTCCCCGTCCGCGCCCTCGCTGGAGTCGATGTGCTTCAGCGCCGCGACGGGACGGGACTCCTGGCCCCATCGGCTCGCGGTGGTGGCGAGCTCGCGTGAGGAGCTGGCGACGCGGCTCGACGCGTACCTCCTGGGGCAGGCCGTGCCGGGTGTGCATCACGGAGAGGCACGGCGCGAGGCCCCTCCGCGCGTCGTCTTCCTCTTCCCCGGACAAGGGGCGCAGTACGCCGGCATGGCGCGCCAGCTCCACGAGAGCGCCCCGGTCTTCCGCGACGCGCTGGAGCGCTGCGATGCGCTGCTGCGCCCGCACCTCGACGTGCCGCTGAAGTCGCTCCTCTTTCCGGGACCCGGTGACGACGAGGCGCGCATCCATCAGACGCGCTACACCCAGCCCGCGCTGTTCGCGGTGGCCCACGCCCTGGCCGAGCAGTGGAGCGCGTGGGGCGTGAAGCCGGACGCCGTCCTGGGGCACAGCGTGGGCGAGTACGCCGCCGCGCAGGTGGCCGGAGTGCTGGGCCTCGAGGATGCGCTGCGGTTGCTCGCGCTGCGTGGCGACCTCATCCAGGCGCTGCCTCCAGACGGCGCCATGGTCGCCATCATGGCGGAGGAGGCCACGGTCCGCGACGCGCTGAAGTCGGAGTCCTCGGTCGCGGTGGCCGCCTTCAACGGGCCGCGCCACGTCGTCATCTCCGGTGAGCGGAGCGCGGTGGGGCGCGTGGTCCAGGCGCTGGAGGCGCGAGGCGTGGAGGGCCGCGCGCTTCAGGTGTCCCATGCGTTCCACTCGCCGCTGATGGAGCCCATGCTCGACGCGTTCGAGCAGGCCGCCTCCCGCGTCGCGTTCCAGGCGCCTCGCCTGCCGCTCATCTCCAACCTCACCGGGGCTCCGTTGGCGTCGGCCCCCACCGCGCGCGACTGGCGCCGCCACGTGCGCGAGCCCGTCCAGTTCTTCCAGGGCATCCAACATGTGGCCCGGCAAGGGGCCCCGCTGTTCGTCGAGCTGGGGCCACACGACACGCTCCTCGGCATGGCGAAGCGGTGCGTCCCCGAGGGCTCCGCGGAATGGCTCCCCAGTCTGCGCAAGCAGCGGGATGCCTGGGAGACGCTCCTGGGCACCTTGGGTGCGCTCCATGTCCGAGGTGTCCCGGTGGACTGGCGCGCGTTCCACGCGGGTCACACCGAGCCCCGCGTGCGGCTGCCCACGCATCCCTTCGAGCGCCAGCGGTACTGGCTGGACGCCGCTCCCTCTCCTCTGTCCCCGCAGGCCCCCATGACCGCCCCCGCCATCGTGAGTCGACAGGAACGCTTCCTGAACGAGCTCCGCGCCTTGCTGGCCCGCCTGCTCCAGATGCCCGCCGAGCGGATGGATGCCCACGCGTCGTTCCTCGAGCTTGGCGCGGACTCGGTCGTCCTGATGGACGCGGCGCGGGCGGTGGAGAAGCGCTTCGGCCTCAAGCTGACGATGCGCCAGCTCTTCGAAGAGCTGACGACGCTCGATGCGATGGCCCGCTACCTGGACCTCACGGTCCCCGCTGACGCCGCGCCCGAGCAGGCCGTTGCGCCTGTGCTCCTGACCGCCGCCACGCCACCCGGACTCCCGACGCTTCCGTCCCCGACCGTGTCCACGGCGCCCGGCGGCGAGGGCCTCGAGCAGGTCGTGAAGCTGCAACTTCAGCTCATGGCGCAGCAGCTCGCGCTGCTCGGCGGGCGGAGCGTTGCGCCAGCGGCTCCGTTCGTGGGGAGTGTCGCGACCGCACCA is part of the Myxococcus landrumus genome and encodes:
- a CDS encoding arginine deiminase family protein encodes the protein MAFDQVECWSEDGRLDSVVVFQPAALDVASAEEAVAVGFSRIVTRIEAQDASNRLREVLGSFGCRAIDLVDFLSPADRVVSNTTVNRVFVRDTAVALGARLVRGAAGFPTRVAEFDVTHGALSRLMGRPDGDVAWASVARVEFGDVFLLGQRRLLVNVGLRSDARCARDFVELAWEAGFEEVAVVRIPGDLGIIHLDLAFNVLGEEAVLARAFLRHCPLQVCVRERPARWESFEDYFVQRGRRVLTFEPGNTHPFLSNFIHLEPRLLLASEGAAPHLRALVRGLRMEVVGVDIEALEGGNGSVRCLTMPLRRAS